One stretch of Solenopsis invicta isolate M01_SB chromosome 16, UNIL_Sinv_3.0, whole genome shotgun sequence DNA includes these proteins:
- the LOC113004377 gene encoding uncharacterized protein LOC113004377, whose product MLVPRIVCQMYSRVFRIFLSNSPWDDRAFVVRQIICASGPPSLIASSKGSVAFRKKILESSKSGFIKGREQKVHTAGRRLLVFVYLSRCIVPGGTLYHHHRERAEGSLLLYETLT is encoded by the exons ATGCTTGTACCTCGCATCGTGTGCCAAATGTACTCCCGTGTCTTTCGCATCTTTCTCTCCAACTCTCCTTGGGACGACCGAGCTTTTGTCGTGCGTCAGATTATATGTGCGTCTGGACCGCCTTCGCTTATCGC TTCCTCTAAAGGATCAGTGgcgtttagaaagaaaattctcGAATCTAGCAAGTCTGGTTTCATCAAGGGGAGAGAACAAAAg GTGCACACCGCGGGTCGACGGCTTTTGGTGTTTGTGTATCTATCGCGATGTATTGTCCCTGGAGGAACGCTGTATCATCATCACCGGGAAAGGGCTGAAGGGAGCTTATTACTTTACGAGACTCTGACATGA